A genomic window from Anguilla rostrata isolate EN2019 chromosome 14, ASM1855537v3, whole genome shotgun sequence includes:
- the si:dkey-220k22.3 gene encoding uncharacterized protein si:dkey-220k22.3 isoform X2 has translation MAWRDKPDGSHPNATRTRGILPLNVTRLADFFQSSSSKASMFLKANDSREQTMGQVQWEEVQHSQGAALEGGGRWIRVDEAGLYLLFVQAVYKLNPAAVPAGVRAGAVTLEFQVLLEYREQDVVQMSSVFDTHCWGLKETDVTLSQAVLLQVAAGDRIAVNASHRHLMDYHAKPLSSFLTLLKYSNTDH, from the exons ATGGCT tgGAGGGATAAGCCAGATGGGTCCCACCCAAACGCCACCCGCACCCGTGGAATTCTGCCGCTGAACG TTACCAGGTTGGCTGACTTTTTCCAGTCATCAAGTTCAAAAGCCTCCATGTTCCTTAAAG CTAATGACTCCAGAGAGCAGACCATGGGACAGGTTCAGTGGGAAGAAGTGCAGCACTCCCAGGGCGCGGCCCTGGAGGGGGGCGGCAGGTGGATCCGCGTGGACGAGGCGGGGCTGTACCTGCTCTTCGTTCAGGCTGTGTACAAGCTGAACCCGGCAGCCGTGCCGGCGGGCGTCAGGGCCGGGGCGGTGACCCTGGAGTTCCAGGTGCTGCTGGAGTACCGGGAGCAGGACGTGGTGCAGATGTCCTCCGTGTTCGACACGCACTGCTGGGGCCTGAAGGAGACTGACGTGACCCTGAGCCAGGCCGTCCTCCTCCAGGTGGCGGCTGGGGATCGCATCGCCGTCAACGCCAGCCACCGCCACCTTATGGACTACCACGCCAAACCCCTCTCCAGCTTCCTCACCCTACTGAAATACTCCAACACTGACCACTGA
- the si:dkey-220k22.3 gene encoding uncharacterized protein si:dkey-220k22.3 isoform X3, giving the protein MFLKANDSREQTMGQVQWEEVQHSQGAALEGGGRWIRVDEAGLYLLFVQAVYKLNPAAVPAGVRAGAVTLEFQVLLEYREQDVVQMSSVFDTHCWGLKETDVTLSQAVLLQVAAGDRIAVNASHRHLMDYHAKPLSSFLTLLKYSNTDH; this is encoded by the exons ATGTTCCTTAAAG CTAATGACTCCAGAGAGCAGACCATGGGACAGGTTCAGTGGGAAGAAGTGCAGCACTCCCAGGGCGCGGCCCTGGAGGGGGGCGGCAGGTGGATCCGCGTGGACGAGGCGGGGCTGTACCTGCTCTTCGTTCAGGCTGTGTACAAGCTGAACCCGGCAGCCGTGCCGGCGGGCGTCAGGGCCGGGGCGGTGACCCTGGAGTTCCAGGTGCTGCTGGAGTACCGGGAGCAGGACGTGGTGCAGATGTCCTCCGTGTTCGACACGCACTGCTGGGGCCTGAAGGAGACTGACGTGACCCTGAGCCAGGCCGTCCTCCTCCAGGTGGCGGCTGGGGATCGCATCGCCGTCAACGCCAGCCACCGCCACCTTATGGACTACCACGCCAAACCCCTCTCCAGCTTCCTCACCCTACTGAAATACTCCAACACTGACCACTGA
- the si:dkey-220k22.3 gene encoding uncharacterized protein si:dkey-220k22.3 isoform X1 — MRTDISITRVRLVLVGMALVFATVAGFLIGVFSELKWRDKPDGSHPNATRTRGILPLNVTRLADFFQSSSSKASMFLKANDSREQTMGQVQWEEVQHSQGAALEGGGRWIRVDEAGLYLLFVQAVYKLNPAAVPAGVRAGAVTLEFQVLLEYREQDVVQMSSVFDTHCWGLKETDVTLSQAVLLQVAAGDRIAVNASHRHLMDYHAKPLSSFLTLLKYSNTDH; from the exons ATGAGGACAGATATTTCCATTACTCGGGTGCGCCTAGTTTTGGTTGGAATGGCCCTAGTGTTCGCTACTGTTGCTGGTTTTCTAATTGGAGTCTTTTCAGAACTTAAG tgGAGGGATAAGCCAGATGGGTCCCACCCAAACGCCACCCGCACCCGTGGAATTCTGCCGCTGAACG TTACCAGGTTGGCTGACTTTTTCCAGTCATCAAGTTCAAAAGCCTCCATGTTCCTTAAAG CTAATGACTCCAGAGAGCAGACCATGGGACAGGTTCAGTGGGAAGAAGTGCAGCACTCCCAGGGCGCGGCCCTGGAGGGGGGCGGCAGGTGGATCCGCGTGGACGAGGCGGGGCTGTACCTGCTCTTCGTTCAGGCTGTGTACAAGCTGAACCCGGCAGCCGTGCCGGCGGGCGTCAGGGCCGGGGCGGTGACCCTGGAGTTCCAGGTGCTGCTGGAGTACCGGGAGCAGGACGTGGTGCAGATGTCCTCCGTGTTCGACACGCACTGCTGGGGCCTGAAGGAGACTGACGTGACCCTGAGCCAGGCCGTCCTCCTCCAGGTGGCGGCTGGGGATCGCATCGCCGTCAACGCCAGCCACCGCCACCTTATGGACTACCACGCCAAACCCCTCTCCAGCTTCCTCACCCTACTGAAATACTCCAACACTGACCACTGA